Proteins from a genomic interval of Pseudomonas asplenii:
- the glgB gene encoding 1,4-alpha-glucan branching protein GlgB — translation MSSSNEQGQSRGGLLPAARDIEALVRAEHPDPFAILGPHDDGVGGQFIRAFLPGALSVEALARDTGELLGRLGETEVPGLYAGRFETPQPYRLRIHWAGGEQVCEDPYSFGPLLGEMDLYLFAEGNHRDLSACLGAQVTQVEGIDGVRFAVWAPNARRVSVVGDFNGWDGRRHPMRLRHPSGVWEIFIPRLQPGESYKYEILGANSILPLKSDPVALATQLPPDTASRVAEPLRVDWQDQEWMQSRAECQRANAPLSIYELHAGSWQCETDEAGEVSRQYGWGELAERLIPYVQQLGFTHIELMPIMEHPFGGSWGYQPLSQFAPSARYGTPQAFAGFVDACHRAGIGVILDWVPAHFPTDAHGLAQFDGTALYEYGNPLEGFHQDWDTLIYNLGRTEVHGFMLASALHWLKHFHIDGLRVDAVASMLYRDYSRKTGEWVPNRHGGRENLEAIDFLRHLNDVVALEAPGALVIAEESTAWPGVSQSTEQGGLGFAYKWNMGWMHDSLHYIQQDPVYRGHHHNELSFGLVYAWSERFILPISHDEVVHGKHSLIDKMPGDRWQKFANLRAYLSFMWAHPGKKLLFMGCEFGQWREWNHDRQLDWYLLQYSEHLGVQKLVSDLNQLYRQEPALHEQDDAPQGFQWLIGDDASNSVYAWLRWSRQGRPLLVVANFTPVPRESYRIGVPFGGQWQEVINSDAAIYAGSNYGNGGGAFTDDIASHGQATSLVLNLPPLAVLMLQPVA, via the coding sequence ATGAGTTCAAGCAATGAACAAGGTCAATCCAGGGGCGGCCTGTTACCCGCCGCCCGCGATATCGAAGCGCTGGTGCGCGCCGAACACCCGGACCCGTTTGCCATTCTGGGCCCCCATGACGACGGTGTCGGTGGACAGTTCATCCGGGCCTTCCTGCCCGGTGCCCTGAGCGTCGAGGCCCTGGCCCGAGACACTGGAGAGCTGCTCGGCCGCCTGGGTGAAACCGAGGTGCCGGGCTTGTATGCCGGCCGGTTCGAGACGCCGCAGCCTTATCGGTTGCGCATCCACTGGGCCGGTGGCGAGCAGGTGTGTGAAGACCCCTACAGCTTTGGTCCGTTGCTCGGCGAGATGGATCTCTATCTGTTCGCCGAGGGCAATCATCGCGACTTGAGCGCGTGTCTTGGTGCCCAGGTGACTCAGGTCGAGGGCATCGACGGCGTGCGTTTTGCCGTCTGGGCGCCGAATGCCCGACGGGTGTCGGTGGTCGGTGACTTCAACGGCTGGGATGGCCGACGCCATCCGATGCGCCTGCGCCATCCCAGCGGTGTCTGGGAAATCTTCATTCCCCGTTTGCAGCCGGGGGAGTCCTACAAGTACGAGATCCTCGGGGCGAATTCGATCCTGCCGCTCAAGTCCGACCCCGTGGCCCTGGCCACCCAACTGCCGCCGGACACCGCCTCGCGGGTGGCCGAGCCGTTGCGCGTCGATTGGCAGGACCAGGAGTGGATGCAGTCCCGGGCCGAGTGCCAGCGCGCGAATGCGCCGTTGTCGATCTACGAGCTGCATGCCGGTTCCTGGCAGTGTGAAACCGACGAAGCGGGCGAAGTGTCCCGCCAATATGGCTGGGGGGAACTGGCCGAGCGGTTGATTCCCTATGTGCAGCAGTTGGGGTTCACCCATATCGAGCTGATGCCGATCATGGAGCACCCTTTCGGTGGCTCATGGGGTTACCAGCCCCTGTCGCAGTTCGCACCGAGTGCCCGCTATGGCACGCCGCAAGCGTTCGCCGGTTTCGTCGATGCCTGCCACCGGGCCGGTATCGGCGTGATTCTCGACTGGGTACCGGCGCATTTCCCCACCGATGCCCATGGCCTGGCGCAGTTCGACGGCACGGCGCTGTATGAGTACGGCAACCCGCTGGAGGGTTTCCACCAGGACTGGGACACGCTGATCTACAACCTCGGGCGAACCGAGGTACACGGATTCATGCTGGCCTCGGCCCTGCACTGGCTCAAGCACTTTCATATCGATGGCCTGCGGGTGGATGCGGTGGCATCGATGCTCTATCGCGACTATTCGCGCAAGACCGGCGAGTGGGTACCCAATCGCCACGGCGGCCGGGAAAACCTCGAAGCGATCGATTTCCTCCGGCATCTCAACGACGTGGTGGCCCTCGAGGCGCCGGGCGCACTGGTGATCGCCGAGGAGTCGACGGCCTGGCCGGGCGTCAGCCAGAGCACCGAGCAGGGCGGCCTGGGGTTCGCCTACAAGTGGAACATGGGCTGGATGCATGACTCGCTGCACTACATCCAACAGGATCCGGTGTACCGCGGCCATCATCACAACGAACTGAGTTTCGGCCTGGTCTATGCCTGGTCCGAGCGCTTCATCCTGCCGATCTCCCACGATGAAGTGGTGCACGGCAAGCACTCGCTGATCGACAAGATGCCGGGCGACCGCTGGCAGAAGTTCGCCAACCTGCGGGCTTACCTGAGTTTCATGTGGGCGCATCCGGGCAAGAAGCTGCTGTTCATGGGCTGCGAGTTCGGCCAGTGGCGCGAATGGAACCATGACCGGCAACTGGACTGGTACCTGCTGCAGTACTCCGAGCACCTGGGGGTGCAGAAGCTGGTGAGCGACCTGAATCAGCTGTATCGCCAGGAACCGGCGCTGCACGAGCAGGACGATGCGCCTCAGGGATTCCAGTGGCTGATCGGCGATGATGCGAGCAACAGCGTCTACGCCTGGTTGCGCTGGAGCCGCCAGGGCCGGCCGTTGCTGGTGGTCGCCAACTTCACGCCGGTGCCTCGGGAAAGCTACCGGATCGGCGTGCCGTTCGGCGGGCAGTGGCAGGAGGTGATCAACAGCGATGCGGCGATCTATGCCGGTTCCAACTATGGCAATGGCGGCGGGGCGTTCACTGATGACATTGCCAGCCATGGGCAGGCCACCTCACTGGTGCTGAACTTGCCGCCGCTGGCCGTGCTGATGCTGCAGCCGGTCGCCTAG
- a CDS encoding PIG-L deacetylase family protein, with the protein MKHQSAARREVAPPIWSGSQQLARVPCLNINRLVKPGGRVVVIAPHPGDEIHACGGVLQMLSTLGHPLQLISLTDGSALYQGSQRWSQQRLSVVCPQETAEALRRLGIELHCLKWIRGGFRHHALEQQEDAIYHYLRRYLRPGDVVFTTWREDGDSDHDSVGRTSAKACADSGARLIELPVWSWFRPLRDEYLIPWHRARKIRLNTWGVARKLHALHAFHSQLQGDPENGIPAILQPNLIEQARQPFEMVFI; encoded by the coding sequence ATGAAACATCAATCCGCAGCCCGCAGAGAGGTTGCGCCGCCTATCTGGAGCGGTTCCCAACAGTTGGCCAGGGTGCCCTGCCTGAACATCAACCGCCTGGTCAAACCGGGCGGCCGGGTCGTTGTCATCGCTCCGCATCCCGGCGATGAAATCCACGCCTGTGGCGGTGTGCTGCAGATGCTCTCGACCCTCGGGCATCCCCTGCAACTGATCTCACTGACCGATGGCAGCGCGCTGTATCAAGGCTCCCAGCGCTGGTCGCAACAACGTCTGAGCGTGGTCTGCCCCCAGGAAACCGCCGAAGCATTACGCCGCCTGGGCATCGAGCTGCACTGCCTGAAGTGGATTCGTGGCGGCTTTCGGCATCATGCGCTGGAGCAGCAGGAGGATGCGATATACCACTACCTGCGGCGTTATCTGCGCCCTGGCGACGTGGTCTTCACCACCTGGCGCGAGGATGGTGACAGCGACCATGACTCGGTAGGCCGCACCAGCGCCAAGGCCTGTGCCGACAGCGGCGCACGCCTGATCGAACTGCCGGTCTGGAGCTGGTTCCGTCCGTTGCGCGACGAATACCTGATCCCCTGGCACCGGGCCCGCAAGATACGCCTGAACACCTGGGGCGTGGCGCGCAAGCTGCACGCACTGCATGCCTTTCACAGCCAGTTGCAGGGCGATCCGGAAAACGGTATCCCCGCGATCCTGCAGCCCAATCTGATCGAACAGGCGCGGCAGCCTTTTGAAATGGTGTTCATCTGA
- the glgX gene encoding glycogen debranching protein GlgX, translating into MSKPKHHKPSAQTSRIREGLPFPLGATWDGLGVNFALFSAHATKVELCLFDASGEVELERIELPEYTDEIYHGYLPDAHPGLIYGYRVHGPYDPGNGHRFNPNKLLIDPYAKQLVGELKWSEALFGYTIGHPDGDLSFDERDSAPFVPKSKVIDPAHTWGRDQQVNVPWERTLLYETHVRGISMRHPAVPEALRGTFAGLMVEEVVEHIRGLGVSSVELLPIHAFVNDQHLLQKGMTNYWGYNSIAFFAPDPRYLASGKIAEFKETVAHLHEAGLEVILDVVYNHTAEGNEQGPTLSMRGIDNASYYRLMPDDKRFYINDSGTGNTLDLSHPCVLQMVTDSLRYWATEMHVDGFRFDLATILGRYHHGFDERHSFLVACRQDPVLRQVKLIAEPWDCGPGGYQVGGFPPGWAEWNDRFRDTVRAFWKGDDGQLADFAARMTASGEMFNQRGRRPYTSINFITAHDGFTLHDLVSYNDKHNEANDENNQDGSNNNLSWNHGVEGPTDDPAINALRLRQMRNFFATLLLAQGTPMIVAGDEFARTQHGNNNAYCQDSEIGWVNWDLDDDGRSLLAFVKRLVKLRLAYPILRRGRFLVGRYNEELGVKDVTWLSPDGNEMTTEQWHDTHGRCLGILLDGRAQVSGLRRTGADATLLIVVNAHHDGVNFRLPPVPQGQYWSCMLDTNDTQIKGLERFDFNREYTVTGRSLVLFELHRDA; encoded by the coding sequence ATGAGCAAACCAAAGCACCACAAGCCCAGCGCCCAGACCTCGCGTATCCGCGAGGGCCTGCCCTTTCCGCTCGGTGCCACCTGGGATGGTCTGGGGGTCAACTTCGCGCTGTTTTCCGCGCATGCCACCAAGGTCGAACTGTGCCTGTTCGATGCCAGCGGCGAGGTCGAGCTGGAACGTATCGAACTGCCCGAGTACACCGATGAGATCTACCATGGCTACCTGCCCGACGCCCATCCCGGACTGATCTACGGCTATCGCGTGCATGGCCCTTACGATCCGGGCAACGGTCATCGTTTCAACCCCAACAAGTTGTTGATCGACCCCTATGCCAAGCAGTTGGTCGGTGAACTGAAGTGGTCCGAAGCGCTGTTCGGCTACACCATCGGCCACCCCGACGGCGACCTCAGTTTCGACGAGCGTGACAGTGCGCCGTTCGTGCCCAAGAGCAAGGTCATCGATCCGGCCCACACCTGGGGCCGCGACCAACAGGTCAATGTGCCGTGGGAACGCACGCTCCTCTATGAAACCCATGTGCGCGGGATCAGCATGCGCCACCCCGCCGTTCCCGAGGCACTGCGCGGTACCTTCGCCGGGCTGATGGTCGAGGAAGTGGTAGAGCATATCCGCGGCCTGGGGGTGTCCTCGGTCGAACTGCTGCCGATCCACGCCTTCGTCAACGACCAGCACCTGTTGCAAAAGGGCATGACCAACTACTGGGGCTACAACAGCATTGCCTTTTTCGCCCCCGATCCTCGCTACCTGGCCAGCGGCAAGATCGCCGAGTTCAAGGAAACCGTCGCGCACCTGCACGAAGCCGGCCTGGAAGTGATCCTCGACGTGGTCTACAACCACACCGCCGAAGGCAACGAACAGGGACCGACGCTGTCCATGCGCGGCATCGACAACGCCTCCTACTACCGGCTGATGCCCGACGACAAGCGCTTTTACATCAACGATTCGGGCACCGGCAATACCCTCGACCTGAGCCACCCGTGCGTGCTGCAGATGGTCACCGACTCCCTGCGCTACTGGGCCACGGAAATGCACGTGGACGGTTTCCGCTTCGACCTGGCGACCATCCTCGGGCGTTATCACCACGGCTTCGACGAACGCCACAGTTTCCTCGTCGCCTGTCGCCAGGACCCGGTGCTGCGCCAGGTCAAGCTGATCGCCGAACCCTGGGACTGTGGCCCCGGTGGCTACCAGGTCGGAGGGTTCCCGCCCGGCTGGGCCGAGTGGAACGATCGCTTTCGCGACACCGTGCGCGCCTTCTGGAAAGGCGACGACGGCCAGCTCGCCGACTTCGCCGCACGCATGACCGCCTCCGGCGAGATGTTCAACCAGCGCGGCCGACGGCCCTATACCTCGATCAACTTCATCACCGCCCACGACGGTTTCACCCTGCACGACCTGGTGTCGTACAACGACAAGCACAACGAGGCCAACGACGAGAACAACCAGGACGGCAGCAATAACAATCTGTCCTGGAACCACGGTGTCGAAGGCCCTACCGACGACCCGGCGATCAATGCCCTGCGCCTGCGGCAGATGCGCAACTTCTTCGCCACCCTGCTGCTGGCCCAGGGCACGCCGATGATCGTGGCCGGCGACGAATTCGCCCGCACCCAGCACGGCAACAACAACGCCTACTGCCAGGACAGCGAAATCGGCTGGGTCAACTGGGACCTGGACGATGACGGACGTTCCCTGCTCGCCTTCGTCAAACGTCTGGTCAAGCTGCGGCTGGCCTACCCGATTCTGCGCCGCGGACGTTTCCTGGTGGGCCGCTACAACGAGGAACTGGGGGTCAAGGACGTTACCTGGTTGAGCCCGGACGGCAACGAGATGACCACCGAGCAGTGGCACGACACTCACGGCCGCTGCCTGGGCATTCTGCTCGACGGTCGGGCCCAGGTTTCCGGCCTGCGCCGCACCGGGGCCGATGCCACCTTGCTGATCGTGGTCAACGCTCACCATGACGGCGTCAACTTCCGCCTGCCGCCCGTGCCCCAGGGCCAGTACTGGAGCTGCATGCTCGACACCAACGACACACAGATCAAGGGGCTGGAGCGGTTTGACTTCAACCGCGAGTACACCGTGACCGGGCGTTCGCTGGTGCTGTTCGAACTGCATCGCGACGCGTAG
- a CDS encoding DUF2934 domain-containing protein: protein MSTDEKRIREFAYQIWESEGRPDGHEERHWEMARKLAEAEALAPSRPASAKAKPKASAAKPAAKSPAKTTVKPVEAKAVEPATRKPRAPRKPAAN, encoded by the coding sequence ATGAGTACCGACGAAAAACGCATCCGTGAGTTTGCCTATCAGATCTGGGAATCGGAGGGCCGTCCCGACGGCCATGAAGAGCGCCACTGGGAGATGGCCCGCAAGCTGGCCGAGGCCGAAGCCCTGGCGCCGAGCCGACCGGCCAGCGCCAAGGCCAAACCCAAGGCCAGCGCCGCCAAACCGGCTGCCAAGAGCCCGGCAAAAACCACTGTCAAGCCGGTTGAGGCCAAGGCGGTGGAACCGGCCACCAGGAAACCTCGGGCACCGCGCAAGCCGGCCGCCAACTGA
- a CDS encoding malto-oligosyltrehalose synthase — translation MKNVVRATLRLQLHKGFPLDAAIEWVPYYARLGISHLYASPLLCARAGSMHGYDVVDPTRVNPELGGEPALRRLVAALREHGMGLILDIVSNHMAVGGADNPWWLDLLEWGRRSPYGEFFDIQWHSPDPLLEGQLLMPFLGSDYGAALQDGTVALHFDAERGGFHVEHYQHHFPICPRDYGQILADLPELDDLAARFKALNTLPDAYTRARQLRVELANRVDCHAVIQASLQRYDGREPEGFERLHRLLERQHYRLASWRTAGDDINWRRFFDVNELGGLRVERPAVFEATHQKIFQLIDEGLVDGLRIDHVDGLADPRGYCRRLRRRVDALAPGRHLPIYVEKILGQGEQLHRDWRVDGTTGYEFMNQLSLLQHDPQGAAPLAALWSRLSERPAVFAEEARLARQQMLNGSLAGDFESVAQALLQVARDNVMSRDLTLGAIRRALQELIVHFPVYRTYINACGRPAEDEAFFQQALAGARTTLGEADWPVLDYLQQWLGGQPWRQRAPGRERKLLKHACVRFQQLTSPTAAKAVEDTAFYRSAVLLSRNDVGFSSEQFSAPVADFHQANRQRLEAFPDNLLTTATHDHKRGEDSRARLAVLSECSSTYANWVEHWRELATALRSRPDAPSAGDELMLYQSLLGSWPLDLAVDDQAALRDYAERLGQWQRKALREAKLHSSWSAPNEAYESACHDFIQTLLLTPEGLALRTAIATAVRVIAPAGALNSLAQCLLRMTVPGLPDLYQGNEFWDFSLVDPDNRRPVDFGARQQALLPPVTPTELIDDWRSGRIKQALIARTLAVRAQHTELFRRGDYQPLQVCGEHAANVLAFSRRNATQQAIVVIPRLAQGLLGENGRPWVAPAAWGDTRIKLPLDTPLGKLKGLFYAGAVTPHEELMVGDALGDFPVNLFIQI, via the coding sequence ATGAAGAATGTCGTACGCGCCACGCTGCGCCTGCAATTGCACAAGGGTTTCCCGCTGGATGCCGCCATCGAATGGGTACCCTATTACGCCCGGCTGGGCATCAGTCATCTCTACGCCTCACCCCTGCTCTGCGCGCGGGCCGGATCGATGCACGGCTACGACGTGGTCGACCCGACCCGGGTGAACCCGGAACTGGGTGGCGAGCCGGCCCTGCGGCGGCTGGTGGCGGCCCTGCGCGAACATGGCATGGGCCTGATCCTGGATATCGTCTCCAATCACATGGCCGTCGGTGGCGCCGACAACCCCTGGTGGCTCGACCTGCTGGAATGGGGCCGGCGCAGTCCCTACGGTGAGTTCTTCGATATCCAGTGGCATTCGCCTGACCCGCTGCTTGAAGGTCAACTGCTGATGCCGTTTCTCGGGAGCGACTACGGAGCCGCCCTGCAGGACGGCACGGTGGCGCTGCACTTCGATGCCGAGCGCGGCGGCTTCCACGTCGAGCATTACCAGCACCACTTTCCGATCTGCCCCCGGGACTATGGGCAGATTCTCGCCGACCTGCCGGAACTGGACGATCTGGCCGCGCGTTTCAAGGCCCTCAACACCCTGCCCGACGCCTACACCCGGGCCCGGCAACTGCGGGTCGAACTGGCCAACCGGGTCGACTGCCATGCGGTTATCCAGGCCAGCCTGCAGCGTTACGACGGCCGTGAGCCAGAAGGTTTCGAACGCCTGCACCGACTGCTCGAACGCCAGCACTACCGGCTCGCCAGTTGGCGTACGGCCGGCGACGACATCAACTGGCGACGCTTTTTCGATGTCAACGAACTGGGCGGCTTGCGCGTCGAGCGTCCGGCGGTGTTCGAAGCCACCCACCAGAAGATCTTCCAGTTGATCGACGAAGGCCTGGTCGACGGCCTGCGCATCGATCATGTCGACGGCCTGGCCGATCCTCGCGGCTACTGCCGCCGGCTGCGGCGGCGGGTCGATGCGCTGGCACCGGGACGCCATCTGCCGATCTACGTCGAGAAGATCCTCGGCCAGGGCGAGCAGTTGCACCGCGACTGGCGGGTCGATGGCACCACCGGCTATGAGTTCATGAACCAGCTCTCGCTGCTGCAGCACGATCCCCAAGGCGCCGCCCCCTTGGCCGCACTCTGGAGCCGCCTCAGCGAACGGCCCGCCGTGTTCGCCGAGGAGGCCCGGCTGGCGCGCCAGCAGATGCTCAACGGTTCGCTGGCCGGCGACTTCGAGAGCGTTGCCCAGGCGCTGCTGCAGGTCGCCCGCGACAACGTCATGAGCCGCGACCTGACCCTCGGCGCGATCCGCCGCGCGTTGCAGGAACTGATCGTGCACTTCCCGGTGTACCGCACCTATATCAATGCCTGTGGCCGCCCCGCCGAAGATGAAGCGTTCTTCCAGCAGGCGCTGGCCGGTGCCCGCACGACTCTGGGCGAAGCCGACTGGCCGGTGCTCGACTATCTGCAGCAATGGCTGGGCGGCCAGCCCTGGCGTCAGCGCGCGCCGGGACGCGAGCGCAAGTTGCTCAAGCATGCCTGCGTGCGTTTCCAGCAGTTGACCTCGCCAACCGCCGCCAAGGCCGTGGAAGACACCGCGTTCTATCGCTCGGCGGTGCTGCTTTCACGCAACGACGTCGGCTTTTCCAGCGAACAGTTCAGTGCCCCCGTGGCCGACTTCCATCAGGCCAACCGACAGCGCCTGGAAGCCTTCCCCGACAACCTGCTGACCACCGCCACCCATGACCACAAGCGCGGTGAGGACAGCCGGGCACGCCTGGCGGTATTGAGTGAGTGCAGTTCGACATACGCCAACTGGGTCGAACACTGGCGCGAGCTGGCCACAGCGCTGCGCAGTCGCCCGGATGCCCCTTCGGCCGGCGATGAACTGATGCTCTACCAGAGCCTGCTGGGCAGTTGGCCGCTGGACCTGGCCGTCGACGATCAGGCCGCCCTGCGTGACTACGCCGAACGCCTTGGCCAATGGCAGCGCAAGGCCCTGCGCGAGGCCAAACTGCACAGCAGCTGGAGTGCGCCGAACGAGGCCTATGAAAGCGCCTGCCATGACTTTATCCAGACACTGCTGCTCACGCCCGAAGGACTGGCGCTGCGCACTGCCATCGCCACGGCGGTGCGGGTCATTGCCCCAGCCGGGGCCCTCAATAGCCTGGCCCAATGCCTGCTGCGCATGACCGTGCCCGGTCTGCCGGATCTGTACCAGGGCAACGAGTTCTGGGACTTCAGCCTGGTCGACCCGGACAACCGTCGCCCGGTGGATTTCGGCGCCCGGCAGCAAGCGTTGCTGCCCCCCGTCACACCAACCGAACTGATCGACGACTGGCGCAGCGGACGGATCAAGCAAGCGCTGATTGCCCGCACGCTGGCCGTACGGGCACAGCACACCGAGCTGTTTCGTCGTGGCGACTACCAGCCCCTGCAAGTCTGCGGCGAACACGCCGCCAACGTCTTGGCCTTCAGTCGGCGCAATGCGACACAACAGGCCATCGTGGTGATCCCAAGGCTGGCGCAAGGTTTGCTTGGCGAGAACGGTCGACCCTGGGTTGCCCCCGCCGCTTGGGGCGATACCCGCATCAAACTGCCGCTCGACACCCCGCTCGGCAAATTAAAGGGACTTTTTTACGCAGGTGCAGTCACACCCCATGAAGAGCTGATGGTCGGTGACGCCCTGGGAGACTTCCCGGTCAATCTGTTTATCCAAATTTGA
- the malQ gene encoding 4-alpha-glucanotransferase produces MSDAPLEILASRAGLAVDWIDANGQQQKVRPEVLRKVLAGLGHPADDEAAIEASLLELQLTQQDKHLPPLLTADVDKGLDLARYFSPDTPCEVHLENGSVLNLRLDNEAILPGVIPIGYQSVHIDGQQFTLAVAPATCHGVDAATDSHTPRAWGLGVQLYSLQRPADGGFGDTQALEELARAAGERGADALAISPVHAMFSSDPSRYSPYSPSSRLFLNSLYAAPGTILGERALRLAIDSSGLADELHELEQLSLIDWPRAARAKYRLLRALYEGFRLGDHPLGEDFASFRRAGGEALENHCRFEALQTYCVARGESADWRQWPESWRQPSSPALAQFAEEHAEDIEFHAFSQWLIARCLERVQNAARSSGMGIGLIADLAVGADGGGSQAWSRQDELLAELTVGAPPDILNRAGQSWGISAFAPEGLKRHGFRAFIEMLRANFAHAGGLRIDHVMGLQRLWVIPLGSPASDGAYLYYPVDDLLRLLALESSRHQAIVLGEDLGTVPDGLREKLAARSILGMRVLLFEQEYGHRFKPILDWPDNALATTTTHDLPTLNGWWHARDIDWNIRLGLIDTPTAEQWRQTRQHERDGLHRALSNYPQNFRDEAHETDQVLDASIRFLGHTRAPLVLLPLEDALGVEEQPNLPGTLDSHPNWRRRLPGNSSRLLDDVDAARRLELLACARLQAAERDR; encoded by the coding sequence ATGAGCGATGCGCCACTTGAAATACTCGCCAGCCGGGCAGGCCTGGCCGTCGACTGGATCGACGCCAACGGCCAGCAACAGAAGGTTCGGCCGGAGGTCTTGCGCAAGGTACTGGCCGGCCTCGGACACCCGGCCGACGACGAGGCGGCTATCGAAGCCAGCCTGCTGGAGCTGCAACTGACGCAACAGGACAAGCACCTGCCACCGCTGCTCACGGCGGACGTCGACAAGGGCCTGGACCTGGCCCGCTATTTCTCCCCGGATACGCCCTGCGAAGTTCACCTGGAAAACGGATCAGTGCTCAACCTGCGCCTGGACAACGAAGCGATACTGCCCGGCGTGATCCCGATCGGCTATCAGTCGGTACACATCGACGGCCAGCAGTTCACCCTGGCCGTCGCCCCCGCTACCTGTCACGGCGTGGACGCCGCCACCGACAGCCACACCCCCAGGGCCTGGGGCCTCGGTGTCCAGCTCTATAGCCTGCAACGCCCGGCCGATGGCGGCTTCGGCGATACCCAGGCGCTGGAGGAACTGGCCCGGGCCGCCGGTGAACGGGGTGCCGATGCACTGGCGATCAGTCCGGTGCATGCCATGTTCAGCAGCGATCCGAGCCGTTACAGCCCGTATTCGCCCTCCAGCCGCCTGTTCCTGAACAGTCTGTATGCCGCGCCGGGGACGATCCTCGGCGAGCGCGCCCTGCGCCTGGCCATCGACAGCAGCGGGCTGGCCGATGAGTTGCACGAACTGGAACAGTTGTCGCTGATCGACTGGCCTCGCGCCGCGCGCGCCAAGTACCGGCTGTTGCGGGCGCTCTACGAGGGTTTCCGGCTCGGCGACCATCCCCTGGGTGAAGACTTCGCCAGCTTTCGCCGCGCCGGTGGCGAAGCCCTGGAAAACCACTGTCGCTTCGAAGCACTGCAAACCTACTGCGTTGCCCGTGGCGAAAGCGCCGACTGGCGCCAGTGGCCAGAGTCATGGCGACAGCCGAGCAGCCCGGCCCTGGCACAGTTCGCCGAGGAGCACGCCGAAGACATCGAGTTCCACGCGTTCAGCCAATGGCTGATTGCCCGCTGCCTGGAGCGTGTGCAGAACGCCGCGCGCAGCAGTGGCATGGGCATCGGACTGATCGCCGACCTTGCCGTCGGTGCCGATGGCGGTGGCAGCCAGGCCTGGAGCCGACAGGACGAACTGCTGGCCGAACTCACCGTCGGCGCGCCGCCGGACATTCTCAATCGTGCGGGCCAGAGCTGGGGGATTTCCGCGTTCGCCCCAGAAGGCCTCAAGCGCCACGGTTTTCGCGCCTTCATCGAAATGCTGCGGGCCAACTTCGCCCACGCCGGCGGCCTGCGCATCGACCATGTGATGGGCCTGCAACGGCTCTGGGTGATCCCACTCGGCTCACCGGCGAGCGACGGTGCCTACCTCTATTATCCCGTGGACGATCTGCTGCGCCTGTTGGCCCTGGAGTCTTCACGGCACCAGGCGATCGTCCTCGGCGAAGACCTCGGCACGGTGCCCGACGGTCTGCGGGAAAAACTGGCCGCCCGCTCGATCCTCGGCATGCGCGTGCTGTTGTTCGAACAGGAGTACGGTCATCGCTTCAAACCGATCCTCGACTGGCCGGACAATGCCCTGGCGACCACCACCACTCACGACCTGCCCACCCTCAATGGCTGGTGGCACGCTCGCGACATCGACTGGAACATCCGCCTCGGGCTGATCGACACGCCCACCGCAGAACAGTGGCGCCAGACCCGCCAGCACGAGCGTGACGGCCTGCACCGGGCGCTGAGCAACTACCCGCAGAACTTTCGCGACGAAGCTCACGAGACCGATCAGGTACTCGACGCCAGTATCCGTTTTCTCGGGCATACCCGGGCCCCGCTGGTACTGTTGCCCCTGGAGGACGCCCTCGGCGTCGAGGAACAACCGAACCTGCCCGGCACCCTCGACAGTCACCCGAACTGGCGCCGGCGCCTGCCGGGCAACAGCAGCAGACTGCTGGACGATGTCGATGCGGCCCGGCGTCTCGAACTGCTCGCCTGCGCCCGGCTCCAGGCCGCCGAGCGTGACCGATGA